DNA from Balneolaceae bacterium:
GAGCTGGGAGCGGAGGGCTTCCGCGAGGCACTGGCGCGCATGTGCGACCGGGGGGAAAGCATGTTCGACATAACCTGTCATATGGAACTGGAGGAAGAGCTGGAGGTGACTGATCGGCTGATGGTCACCCACATGTACCGCATTGTGCAGGAGGCCATGCACAATGCCGTTAAGCACGGGCAGGCGAACACCCTATGGGTTCGTCTGTACCGCTCGGACGGGTTTCTCAGCCTGGAAATCGAAGACAACGGTATGGGATTTGCCCGAGCCGCGGAGAAGGGAGATGAGAAGGGTATCGGTGTGGACACCATGGACCACCGGGCGCATATCATGGGGGGACGTCTTGAAATAGGTGAGAGTCCCGGGGGAAGAACGCAGGTGCGTGTGACGGTCCCGCTGGCCGAATTACGACTTACATCCAACGAAGAAGCATAAAAAACTATGAGCAAAAGCAACTCCTTCAAGAAAGCGATCGCCATCATAGACGACCATCCCATGATGCGCAAGGGACTGGCAGCCACCCTGGACAGCGAACCGGGATTCGAGGTGGTGGCCCAGTACGAGAAGGGTGAGGAGGCCCTGCAGCATTTCGAGGAGTTGGATCCCGACCTGATGATCGTAGATATTTCCCTGCCGGGTATGAACGGGTTGGAGCTGGTCAAACATCTCATCGCCCGCGACGAGGATGCGCGCATTCTGGTGGTTTCCCGCCACGACGAGAATATCTACGCCGAGCGGGTGATACGCGCAGGTGCCAAGGGCTATGTGATGAAGCTGGAGGCCGGTGACGTGCTGGTTAAAGCCTGCCGCAAAATTCTCAACGGAGGCATGTACATTAGC
Protein-coding regions in this window:
- a CDS encoding response regulator transcription factor, whose translation is MSKSNSFKKAIAIIDDHPMMRKGLAATLDSEPGFEVVAQYEKGEEALQHFEELDPDLMIVDISLPGMNGLELVKHLIARDEDARILVVSRHDENIYAERVIRAGAKGYVMKLEAGDVLVKACRKILNGGMYISEEVSEKLLMGMARGQKDLSKSPIDMLSDRELEVFELTGNGNSTREIAEQLHLSVKTVESYRARIKTKLNLENATELMVHAIKWVENESHLSGD